Genomic segment of Streptomyces alboniger:
CTGGTCGGCGGCCCAGCGGCCGAAGGCCTCGGGGTCGTCGCCATGGATCGGGGCGCGGTAGATGTTGGTGTTCGGTACCTTGTGCGCGCCCGGGACGAGCGGCTCGAAGGGGGCCTTCAGGGCCGGCAGGCCGGTGATGGACAGGGCGCCCTGCGGGGTGCCGTGGTAGGCGACCGCGCGGGAGATGACCTTGTACTTCGTGTGATTGCCGGTGAGCTTGTGGTACTGCTTCGCCAGCTTCCACGCGGTCTCGACGGCCTCGCCGCCACCGGTGGTGAAGAAGACCTTGTTGAGGTCGCCCGGCGCGTAGTCCGCGAGGCGCTCGGCCAGCTCCACGGCCTTCGGGTGGGCGTAGCTCCACACCGGGAAGAAGGCCAGCTCCTGGGCCTGCTTGTAGGCGGTCTCGGCGAGCTCGTGACGGCCGTGTCCCGCGTTGACGACGAAGAGGCCGGAGAGGCCGTCCAGGTACTTCTTGCCCTTGTCGTCGAAGATGTAGGTGCCCTCGCCACGCACGATGGTGGGAACGGGCGCGTTCTCGTACGACGACATGCGGGTGAAGTGCATCCACAGGTGGTCGTAGGCGGTTTGGCTGAGGTCCTTGCTCACGGCTATCGGGTTCCCCACATATAGGTCTGCTTCTTGAGCTTGAGGTAGACGAAGCTCTCGGTGGAGCGCACGCCGGGGAGGGCGCGGATGCGCTTGTTGATGACTTCGAGCAGGTGGTCGTCGTCTTCGCAGACGATCTCCACGAGGAGGTCGTGCGAGCCCGCGGTCATCACCACGTACTCCGCCTCCGGCATGGCGGCCACGGCGTCCGCGACCGGGTCCACATCGCCCTCGACATTGATGCCGACCATCGCCTGCCTGCGGAAGCCCACGGTGAGCGGGTCCGTGACGGCGACGATCTGCATCACGCCCTGGTCGAGCAGCTTCTGGACGCGCTGGCGTACGGCCGCCTCGGACAGGCCCACGGCCTTGCCGATGGCGGCGTACGGACGGCGTCCGTCCTCCTGAAGCTGCTCGATGATCGCCAGAGAGACGGCGTCCACGGGCGGGGTGCCGTTCCCGCCGGCGCTTCCGCCCGGATTTCCGGTGCGGGAGCCGCGGGGGCTGCTGGGGTCTGCGCTGCGACTGGCCACGACCTCACTCTGCACGACGTCTCGTCACTTCCGCAAGGCCAGATCGATGAATTTCGTTGTCTGAGACTTCAATCGTCACGGATTCCGCAGTTCTGGGGTGCTGGGTATGTTGAAAGCGTCGGTATAGCGACTAGTGTGGGTGTCTCATCCACTGGACATCTGACTGGAGGGCCGGAAGTGAGCACCGAGCTGCGCCGTCTGCGCAACTACATCAACGGAGAATTCCGGGACGCGGCCGACGGACGGACCACCGAGGTGATCAATCCGGCGACCGGCGAGGCCTACGCCACCGCGCCGCTGTCGGGCCAGGCCGACGTCGACGCGGCGATGAAGGCCGCCGCCGACGCGTTCCCCGCCTGGCGCGACCTGACGCCCGCCGAGCGGCAGAAGGCCCTGCTGAAGATCGCTGACGCGTTCGAGGAGCGGGCCGAGGAGCTGATCGCCGCCGAGGTCGAGAACACGGGCAAGCCGATCGGGCTCACGCGGTCCGAGGAGATCCCGCCCATGGTCGACCAGATCCGCTTCTTCGCGGGTGCGGCCCGGATGCTGGAGGGGCGCGCCGCCGGCGAGTACATGGAGGGTCTGACCTCCATCATCCGCCGCGAGCCGATCGGCGTCTGCGCGCAGGTCGCGCCGTGGAACTACCCCATGATGATGGGCGTATGGAAGTTCGCCCCGGCGCTCGCGGCCGGTAACACGGTGGTGCTGAAGCCGTCCGACACCACGCCCGCGTCGACCGTCCTGATGGCCGAGATCATCGGCTCCATCGTGCCGCCCGGCGTCTTCAACGTCGTCACCGGCGACCGCGACACCGGCCGTCTGATGGTCGAGCACAAGACCCCCGCGATGGCCTCCATCACCGGTTCCGTGCGCGCCGGCATGCAGGTCGCCGAGTCCGCCTCCAAGGACCTCAAGCGGGTCCACCTGGAGCTGGGCGGCAAGGCGCCGGTCGTGGTGTTCGAGGACACCGACATCGCCAAGGCCGTCGAGGACATCTCGATGGCGGGCTTCTTCAACGCGGGCCAGGACTGTACGGCCGCCACGCGCGTGCTCGTCCACGAGTCCATCCACGACGAGTTCGTGACGGCGCTCGCCAAGGCCGCCGCCGACACGAAGACCGGCCAGCCGGACGACGAGGACGTGCTGTACGGCCCGCTCAACAACGCCAACCAGCTGAAGCAGGTCTCCGGCTTCATCGAGCGGCTGCCCGCGCACGCGCGCGTGGAGGCCGGTGGCCAGCGGGTCGGCGAGAAGGGTTACTTCTTCGCGCCGACCGTCGTCTCGGGCCTCAAGCAGGACGACGAGATCATCCAGAACGAGGTCTTCGGCCCCGTCATCACCGTGCAGTCCTTCACGGACGAGGCGCAGGCCGTGGAGTACGCGAACGGCGTCGAGTACGCGCTCGCGTCCTCCGTGTGGACCAAGGACCACGCGCGCGCGATGCGGATGTCCAAGGTGCTCGACTTCGGCTGCGTCTGGATCAACACGCACATTCCCCTCGTCGCCGAGATGCCTCACGGTGGGTTCAAGAAGTCGGGCTACGGCAAGGACCTTTCGGCCTACGGGTTCGACGACTACACCCGCATCAAGCACGTGATGACGTCCATCGAGGGTTAGTCCCCTGCGGGTGCGTGGGGTTGCTCGCGCGGTTCCCCGCGCCCCTTCGGGGCGCCCCCGACGCTAATTGAGATGCCCGGTCTCTCCGCCCCCGCGTACCGTTGGGTACGCGGGGGCGGCTCCGCGGTGTGCTTCCTTCTTTCTTCTTATGTCAAAAGATCCGTAGCGCACCCACTCCCCGCCCCCGCCTTTCCGTTTCCCGGGGGTGGGACCTGATGACGACGACCGATGACCTCGCCGGACTGCTGCTGCGCCGTCGGCAGAGTGTGTGCGTGCCTTCCGGCGCCGGACGGTCCGCCGAGACCGACGCCGCCGTCGTCGTCCTCGAAGCCGAACTCGCCGACCGCGGGCACCTGCTGACCGCCCCGCTGCGCCGCGCGCTGACCGCGCTGTCCGTCGGTGACCTCGCCGAGGCCGGGCGCAGGCTGATCGCCGACGTCGACGCCCTGATGGGCTCCGACCGCCGCCACGCCCCGCTCTTCGCGCGCTTCCCCGAAGAGGTCCCCTACCAGCACGCCTACGACCGCTTCACCTCCGTCGTCGCCGCCCACCTCGCCGCCCAGCCGCACCAGCCCTGCATGAACTGCGCGGGCACCCAGGCACGAGTGCGTGCCCTCATGCCCTGCGCGCACCTGCTGTGCGACGACTGCCACCGCAAGGAGAAGGACTGGGGCTGCTGCGACGACTGCTGCGTCTGGTACGCCTGCCAGATCTGCGAGCGGCGCTACGAGACCGACGGCCCCCTCGACCCCTGGCTCGACACCGGCGCCGGCCTCGGCGGTGACGGGGGCGAGGTCCTGCGCGCCCTGCGCCTCGCCGCACCCGGCGACGCCGCCGCCGAACTCGCCGCCCTGCTCGCCCGCCGTACGCCGTTGAACCCGCAGGACCACGACGACCTGGTGCTGCTCCTCGGACACGCGGACCCGGCCCGGGCCGCCGACTGGCTGCCCGAGTCGATACCGCTGCGCGAGAGCAAGGCCCTCGCCCTCGCCCCGCTGCTCGACCTCCCCGAGGTGCGCTCGCTCGTCGGGACGCACGCGGACACCGCCACCGACGTGCTGCGGATCCTCGTCGTACGCTCCGGGGGCGACCCCGACCTGCTCGAACTGCCGCGCCTGCGCGGCCTTTCCCGTCCCGTGCGACGCGAACTCCTGGCGCTGCTCGACGGGTTCGGCTTCCTGCGCCTCGCCGAGGACATGGCCCGCCACCCGCGCGCGTGGAAGCGGGCCGGTGAACTCCTGCACCCCTTCGAGGCCGCCGGCCGGCACGCGCGCGTGGCGCTCGCCTTCGCCGTGCTGCGCGGGACACGCCTCGAAGACAGCGCGCTCGGCGAGGTGCTGCTCACCGAGGCCGCCCGGCACGACAGCGTCCGCCTCGTCGGTGACCGGCTGCGCCTCGTCACCTGGCAGAGCCGTGTCGAGGAGGCCCTCGGCCGCTGGGACGTCACGGCCGCCGCCGGCCTGCTGTCCGAGCGCCCCGGTGAACTCCTGCGCCGCCTGGACCTGTTGCTGGCCCGCTCCGGCGCGGCCACCCTCCCGGAGCCGGTCGGTGAGGCCCTCGCGCACGCCCTGCCGCGCACCGCACCCGGCCCGCTGCTCGGGGCGTACGGACAGCTGAAGATCCGTACCGCGCCCGGGCACCGCCGGGTGTTCTTCCCGCGCGGACGGGTCACCAAGGCGTTCGCCGTCGGGGACCACCGCCCGCCGCTGCCCTCCCGCGTCGCGGGCCGCGCCGGTGAGCTGATCGAGGCCGAGGCGGTGCGGCGCCTCGCCGCGCGCGAGGGGGAGCGGTACGACGTGGCCGTCCTGGACGCCTCCCTCGACGACCTGCCCGTGCCGTTCGCCGAGCGCGCCTCCGCGGCCTCCCTGGTCGCGGTGCCGCGCGGCAGCTCGCTGCCCATGCCCACGGACAGCGAGCGGGTGCGGCTCTTCCTGCACTGGCTCCAGCCCAAGGGCACGCGCGTCGACCTGGACCTGTCCGTCGTGCTCTACGACGACCTGTGGCGGTTCGTCGGCCTGTGCGACTACACCCACCTGGAGTACGCGCGCGGCGCCGCCCGGCACTCCGGGGACCTGACCTCGGCGCCCGCCCCGCACGGTGCCACCGAGTACCTCGACCTCGATCTGCCGTGGCTCGCGAACACCGGGGTGCGGTTCGTCGTCCCTGCCGTCCTCTCGTACAACGACGTGCCCTTCGACGAACTCCCGGACGCCTTCGCGGGGTTCATGGCCGTCGAGGCAGGGGCGCGGGCCGTGTACGACCCGCGGAGCGTGCGACAGCGCTTCGACCTCGCGGGCGACGCGAAGCTGCGCGTCCCGATGATCGTCGACCTGCGGACGCGGCGCGCCTGGTGGGCGGATGTCACCCTCGCCACGACCGGCACCGACCACGACGTGTGGCGCCACCGCGAGCAGATCCGGCGCATGGGCAACGACCTGCTCGACACCTTCGAGCCGCGCGGCCGGGCCACCCTGTGGGACCTGGCCTGCTGGACGGCCGCGGCCCGCA
This window contains:
- a CDS encoding gamma-aminobutyraldehyde dehydrogenase: MSTELRRLRNYINGEFRDAADGRTTEVINPATGEAYATAPLSGQADVDAAMKAAADAFPAWRDLTPAERQKALLKIADAFEERAEELIAAEVENTGKPIGLTRSEEIPPMVDQIRFFAGAARMLEGRAAGEYMEGLTSIIRREPIGVCAQVAPWNYPMMMGVWKFAPALAAGNTVVLKPSDTTPASTVLMAEIIGSIVPPGVFNVVTGDRDTGRLMVEHKTPAMASITGSVRAGMQVAESASKDLKRVHLELGGKAPVVVFEDTDIAKAVEDISMAGFFNAGQDCTAATRVLVHESIHDEFVTALAKAAADTKTGQPDDEDVLYGPLNNANQLKQVSGFIERLPAHARVEAGGQRVGEKGYFFAPTVVSGLKQDDEIIQNEVFGPVITVQSFTDEAQAVEYANGVEYALASSVWTKDHARAMRMSKVLDFGCVWINTHIPLVAEMPHGGFKKSGYGKDLSAYGFDDYTRIKHVMTSIEG
- a CDS encoding Lrp/AsnC family transcriptional regulator, whose amino-acid sequence is MQSEVVASRSADPSSPRGSRTGNPGGSAGGNGTPPVDAVSLAIIEQLQEDGRRPYAAIGKAVGLSEAAVRQRVQKLLDQGVMQIVAVTDPLTVGFRRQAMVGINVEGDVDPVADAVAAMPEAEYVVMTAGSHDLLVEIVCEDDDHLLEVINKRIRALPGVRSTESFVYLKLKKQTYMWGTR
- a CDS encoding MXAN_6230/SCO0854 family RING domain-containing protein, with amino-acid sequence MTTTDDLAGLLLRRRQSVCVPSGAGRSAETDAAVVVLEAELADRGHLLTAPLRRALTALSVGDLAEAGRRLIADVDALMGSDRRHAPLFARFPEEVPYQHAYDRFTSVVAAHLAAQPHQPCMNCAGTQARVRALMPCAHLLCDDCHRKEKDWGCCDDCCVWYACQICERRYETDGPLDPWLDTGAGLGGDGGEVLRALRLAAPGDAAAELAALLARRTPLNPQDHDDLVLLLGHADPARAADWLPESIPLRESKALALAPLLDLPEVRSLVGTHADTATDVLRILVVRSGGDPDLLELPRLRGLSRPVRRELLALLDGFGFLRLAEDMARHPRAWKRAGELLHPFEAAGRHARVALAFAVLRGTRLEDSALGEVLLTEAARHDSVRLVGDRLRLVTWQSRVEEALGRWDVTAAAGLLSERPGELLRRLDLLLARSGAATLPEPVGEALAHALPRTAPGPLLGAYGQLKIRTAPGHRRVFFPRGRVTKAFAVGDHRPPLPSRVAGRAGELIEAEAVRRLAAREGERYDVAVLDASLDDLPVPFAERASAASLVAVPRGSSLPMPTDSERVRLFLHWLQPKGTRVDLDLSVVLYDDLWRFVGLCDYTHLEYARGAARHSGDLTSAPAPHGATEYLDLDLPWLANTGVRFVVPAVLSYNDVPFDELPDAFAGFMAVEAGARAVYDPRSVRQRFDLAGDAKLRVPMIVDLRTRRAWWADVTLATTGTDHDVWRHREQIRRMGNDLLDTFEPRGRATLWDLACWTAAARTDGDVYVRGRGHVLWGYRRAADEPRADFALRIREGWEPDALCAEPDLGGRRALLALLHGELAATGEAASGTLYRLYPGPADAAPLERITAGDLAAWLAPVA